Proteins co-encoded in one Halorussus vallis genomic window:
- the psmB gene encoding archaeal proteasome endopeptidase complex subunit beta — MRNPMHGSEFSQNASRLAADQNPYEPELGSMPDRSGSVDMEDVQQLKTGTTTVGLTTNDGVVMATDQRASLGNMVSSKTAQKVEQVHPQGALTIAGSVSAAQSLIRTLKVEGNLYETRRGEDMSMQALSTLTSNLLRSGAFLIVVPILGGVDDEGGHVYSFDALGGVTEETYTVSGSGSQFALGVLEQDYHEDLSQDEAREVAVRCIKSATERDTASGNGMWLAEIDAEGVEISNYENYDDAL, encoded by the coding sequence ATGCGTAATCCGATGCACGGTTCCGAGTTCTCGCAGAACGCGTCGCGTCTCGCAGCCGACCAGAACCCCTACGAGCCGGAGCTCGGCTCGATGCCGGACCGCTCGGGTTCGGTCGACATGGAGGACGTCCAGCAGCTCAAGACCGGGACGACCACCGTCGGCCTGACGACGAACGACGGCGTCGTGATGGCGACCGACCAGCGCGCCAGCCTCGGCAACATGGTTTCGAGCAAGACCGCCCAGAAGGTCGAGCAGGTCCACCCGCAGGGCGCGCTCACCATCGCCGGGTCGGTTTCGGCCGCCCAGTCTCTCATCCGCACGCTCAAGGTCGAGGGTAACCTCTACGAAACCCGCCGCGGCGAGGACATGAGCATGCAGGCGCTCTCGACGCTCACCAGCAACCTCCTGCGCTCGGGCGCGTTCCTCATCGTCGTCCCCATCCTCGGCGGCGTCGACGACGAGGGCGGCCACGTCTACTCCTTCGACGCGCTCGGCGGCGTGACCGAGGAAACCTACACCGTCTCCGGTTCGGGTTCGCAGTTCGCGCTCGGCGTTCTCGAACAGGACTACCACGAGGACCTCAGCCAGGACGAGGCCCGCGAGGTCGCGGTGCGCTGTATCAAGAGCGCGACCGAGCGCGACACCGCCTCCGGCAACGGCATGTGGCTCGCCGAAATCGACGCCGAGGGCGTCGAGATCTCGAACTACGAGAACTACGACGACGCGCTGTAG
- a CDS encoding CopD family protein, with translation MLAIRWLHLLGAALALGGATLAWWLFRTTGFDTAPVGESESGTGDASEVATASTGVPALAVAAGYERLFWAATGVLVMTGVGNLGSLAPYVPGTETPWGTAFVAKLALVLAVLALSLVRTLVVHRYRRADELGRAGRRRLRRSYGATALAFAVLVALAEVLAHG, from the coding sequence GTGCTGGCGATTCGCTGGCTCCACCTGCTCGGCGCGGCGCTGGCGCTCGGCGGTGCGACCCTGGCGTGGTGGCTGTTCCGGACGACGGGATTCGACACGGCGCCGGTCGGCGAGAGCGAGTCCGGGACGGGAGATGCGAGCGAGGTCGCGACGGCGAGCACGGGCGTCCCCGCGCTCGCCGTCGCGGCGGGCTACGAGCGACTGTTCTGGGCCGCGACCGGCGTCCTCGTGATGACCGGCGTCGGCAACCTCGGGAGCCTCGCGCCCTACGTCCCGGGGACGGAGACGCCGTGGGGGACCGCGTTCGTCGCGAAACTGGCGCTCGTGCTGGCGGTGCTCGCGCTCTCGCTCGTCCGGACGCTGGTCGTCCACCGCTACCGCCGCGCCGACGAACTCGGCCGCGCGGGCCGGCGGCGCCTCCGGCGGAGCTACGGCGCGACGGCGCTGGCGTTCGCGGTGCTTGTGGCGCTGGCGGAGGTGCTCGCCCATGGCTGA
- the ligA gene encoding ATP-dependent DNA ligase LigA, protein MEFGEFADAAAEIEELSADTEIIERVTELLSRADAESDGAAGEDSATDELPVLARFVQGRVFPAWSSTTLDIGPNYCYEAIARAAGTNVSAADVESRLAEVGDIGEVAAGYDFGGQQGLAAFGSGGGSEDLTVAEVAEELATLAAAEGSGSQDKKIDLLFALFNRASSREARYLARLVLSEMRIGVGEGTVRDAIAAAFDVPVESVERALQVSNDYGEVARVARDAGEAGLDEMDLEVGRPVQAMLAQAGTVSDALDDWEETAVEWKFDGARVQLHYDPDGLARSADDDASSSAERTVAVFSRNMEDVTDALPEVVEYVEEHLDVPAILDGEVVATDDDGDPLPFQEVLRRFRRKHDVARAREAVELDLFAFDCLHADGDDLLRAPLTERHDRLEDVLSGGVSALWVSDDPDQIAEIEENALDAGHEGIMLKNPDSTYSPGRRGKNWLKRKPDVETLDLVVTGAEWGEGRRASFLGTFLLSARTDDGDFETLGKVATGITDEELAELTELLEPHIRTQDGQDVEIAPEVVFEVGYEEIQESPTYSSGYALRFPRFLGVRDDKTPESADSLSRVERLADAQ, encoded by the coding sequence ATGGAGTTCGGGGAGTTCGCCGACGCGGCGGCCGAAATCGAGGAACTGAGCGCCGACACGGAGATAATCGAGCGCGTGACCGAACTGCTGTCGCGCGCCGACGCCGAGAGCGACGGCGCCGCGGGCGAGGACAGCGCGACCGACGAACTCCCAGTGCTCGCGCGGTTCGTCCAGGGCCGAGTGTTCCCCGCCTGGTCGTCGACGACGCTCGACATCGGGCCGAACTACTGCTACGAGGCCATCGCGCGGGCGGCCGGGACGAACGTCTCGGCGGCCGACGTCGAGTCCCGACTCGCAGAGGTCGGCGACATCGGCGAGGTGGCCGCGGGCTACGACTTCGGCGGCCAGCAGGGGCTGGCGGCGTTCGGTTCGGGCGGCGGGAGCGAGGACCTCACGGTCGCCGAAGTCGCCGAGGAACTGGCGACGCTCGCCGCCGCCGAGGGGTCGGGGAGCCAGGACAAGAAGATAGACCTGCTGTTCGCGCTGTTCAACCGCGCGAGTTCGCGGGAGGCGCGCTACCTCGCTCGACTCGTGCTCTCGGAGATGCGCATCGGCGTCGGCGAGGGCACCGTCAGGGACGCCATCGCGGCCGCCTTCGACGTGCCGGTCGAGTCGGTCGAGCGCGCCCTCCAGGTGTCGAACGACTACGGCGAGGTCGCCCGCGTCGCGCGCGACGCGGGCGAGGCCGGCCTCGACGAGATGGACCTCGAAGTCGGTCGGCCGGTCCAGGCGATGCTCGCGCAAGCCGGCACCGTGAGCGATGCGCTCGACGATTGGGAGGAGACTGCGGTGGAGTGGAAGTTCGACGGTGCGCGCGTCCAACTCCACTACGACCCCGACGGACTCGCCCGCTCGGCCGACGACGACGCGTCGTCGTCGGCCGAGCGCACGGTCGCGGTCTTCTCGCGCAACATGGAGGACGTGACCGACGCGCTCCCCGAGGTCGTCGAGTACGTCGAGGAGCACCTCGACGTGCCGGCCATCCTCGACGGCGAGGTGGTCGCCACCGACGACGACGGCGACCCCCTGCCGTTCCAGGAGGTGCTGCGACGGTTCCGCCGGAAGCACGACGTCGCCCGCGCCCGCGAGGCGGTCGAACTCGACCTGTTCGCGTTCGACTGCCTCCACGCCGACGGCGACGACCTGCTCCGCGCACCCCTCACGGAGCGCCACGACCGCCTCGAAGACGTCCTCTCGGGAGGCGTGTCGGCGCTGTGGGTTTCCGACGACCCCGACCAAATCGCCGAGATAGAGGAAAACGCCCTCGACGCGGGCCACGAGGGCATCATGCTCAAGAATCCCGACTCGACGTACTCGCCGGGCCGCCGCGGGAAGAACTGGCTCAAGCGCAAGCCCGACGTCGAGACGCTGGACCTCGTGGTCACGGGCGCCGAGTGGGGCGAGGGCCGGCGGGCGAGCTTTCTAGGAACCTTCCTGCTGTCGGCTCGAACCGACGACGGCGACTTCGAGACGCTCGGAAAGGTCGCCACCGGCATCACCGACGAGGAACTCGCGGAGTTGACCGAACTGCTCGAACCGCACATCCGGACGCAGGACGGCCAGGACGTCGAGATTGCTCCCGAGGTCGTCTTCGAGGTCGGCTACGAGGAGATCCAGGAGTCGCCGACCTACTCGTCGGGCTACGCGCTCCGGTTCCCCCGGTTCCTCGGCGTTCGCGACGACAAGACGCCCGAGAGCGCCGATTCGCTTTCGCGAGTCGAGCGACTCGCAGACGCCCAGTAA
- a CDS encoding MBL fold metallo-hydrolase, with translation MTIRHDGLLVDWLGYATLRIEAPGGPVVYLDPGRYGVLTGEWRPDSADATHPEARDYRPEDGDLVLVTHDHHYDSDGIERVAADDATVVVYDAVYPKGIDRDVKDLGDLPYEVVKVSDGTDRMFGDVIVRTVEAYNEPDGPHTRENGEPFHPEGSGTGYIVTVDGTDVFWPGDSDALDGHAALDVSLFCPPIGGSFTMDRREAADLAEAMDPDLVLPIHYDTFEALETDSAAFASDVASRGVPVVLDERE, from the coding sequence ATGACGATTCGCCACGACGGACTCCTCGTCGACTGGCTCGGCTACGCGACGCTCCGCATCGAAGCGCCCGGCGGTCCCGTGGTCTACCTTGACCCAGGGCGCTACGGCGTCCTGACCGGCGAGTGGCGCCCCGACAGCGCCGACGCGACCCACCCCGAAGCCCGCGACTACCGGCCAGAAGACGGCGATTTGGTGCTGGTCACCCACGACCACCACTACGATTCGGACGGCATCGAGCGCGTGGCGGCAGACGACGCCACGGTCGTCGTCTACGACGCGGTCTACCCGAAGGGAATCGACCGCGACGTCAAGGACCTCGGCGACCTCCCCTACGAGGTGGTCAAGGTGAGCGACGGGACCGACCGGATGTTCGGCGACGTCATCGTCCGAACCGTCGAGGCCTACAACGAACCGGACGGTCCGCACACCCGCGAGAACGGCGAACCGTTCCACCCCGAGGGCTCGGGCACGGGGTACATCGTCACCGTGGACGGGACCGACGTCTTCTGGCCGGGTGACTCCGACGCGCTCGACGGCCACGCCGCGCTCGACGTCTCGCTGTTCTGTCCGCCCATCGGTGGGTCGTTCACGATGGACCGCCGCGAGGCCGCCGACCTGGCCGAGGCGATGGACCCGGACCTCGTGTTGCCGATTCACTACGACACGTTCGAGGCGCTCGAAACCGACTCGGCCGCGTTCGCGTCCGACGTGGCGTCCCGCGGCGTCCCCGTGGTGCTCGACGAGCGCGAGTAG
- a CDS encoding alpha/beta fold hydrolase codes for MGRERGLLRTETGEYPFVKFGDGERPLVIFAGLSDAFQPERPAPFFALLLERYYYRLFTDEHTLYVVGRRRRLPYGTTTRDMAGEYADVLSNLDLGPADVLGVSLGGLIAQHLAADHPGLVRRLVLGVSGARVGVAGRRTLERWREWADRGWWFDAYLDAIPVTYTGYRRWLYPPLIRTVGRPLLSEPAAVSDVAVSCQACLDHDSSDRLGEIEAPTLVIGGTEDHFFPEATLRGTAEAIPNARLELIEGTGHGAFEERKRAFDRTVKVFLDDSA; via the coding sequence ATGGGACGCGAACGGGGCCTCCTCCGGACCGAGACGGGCGAGTACCCGTTCGTGAAGTTCGGCGACGGCGAGCGTCCGCTGGTGATCTTCGCCGGCCTGAGCGACGCGTTCCAGCCGGAACGCCCCGCGCCGTTCTTCGCGCTGCTGCTCGAACGCTACTACTATCGGCTCTTCACCGACGAACACACCCTCTACGTCGTCGGTCGAAGACGGCGACTCCCCTACGGGACGACGACCCGCGACATGGCCGGCGAGTACGCCGACGTGCTCTCGAATCTCGACCTCGGTCCGGCGGACGTGCTGGGCGTCTCGCTCGGTGGTTTGATCGCCCAGCACCTCGCGGCCGACCACCCTGGTCTGGTCCGGCGACTCGTCCTGGGCGTCTCGGGCGCGCGCGTCGGCGTCGCGGGCCGCCGGACGCTCGAACGCTGGCGCGAGTGGGCCGACCGCGGGTGGTGGTTCGACGCCTACCTCGACGCGATTCCGGTGACCTACACCGGCTACCGTCGGTGGCTCTACCCGCCGTTGATTCGGACGGTCGGTCGACCGTTGCTCTCGGAACCCGCGGCGGTTTCCGACGTCGCCGTCTCCTGCCAGGCGTGTCTCGACCACGACTCGAGCGACCGCCTCGGCGAAATCGAGGCGCCGACGCTCGTGATCGGCGGCACCGAGGACCACTTCTTCCCCGAGGCGACCCTGCGAGGGACCGCCGAGGCGATTCCGAACGCGCGTCTCGAACTCATCGAGGGGACGGGCCACGGCGCGTTCGAGGAGCGAAAGCGGGCGTTCGACCGGACCGTGAAGGTGTTCCTCGACGATAGCGCGTAG
- a CDS encoding TOBE domain-containing protein, which translates to MTLSARNRLAGTVQSVETEGLMAEVAVETDGGQRVTAVITANSVDRLGIEEGDEVNAVVKATEVMIDAE; encoded by the coding sequence ATGACGCTCAGTGCACGCAACAGGCTCGCGGGAACGGTCCAATCGGTCGAAACCGAGGGACTGATGGCCGAGGTCGCGGTCGAAACCGACGGCGGCCAGCGGGTGACCGCGGTCATCACCGCGAACTCGGTCGACCGACTCGGCATCGAGGAGGGCGACGAGGTGAACGCGGTCGTCAAGGCGACCGAAGTGATGATCGACGCCGAGTGA